From the Oscillospiraceae bacterium genome, the window GGCAGCACACCATTGACGAACATACAAAGAAAAAAGGAGAATTCCACCATGGCAAAAATGTACTATGAAAGCGACTGCAACATCAAGAATCTGGACGGCAAGACCGTTGCGGTACTGGGCTACGGCTCACAAGGCCACGCACACGCAATGAATTTGCGTGAATCGGGCGTTAACGTTATCGTAGCCGAGCGCGCAGGCGGCAAGGCTTGGGAAACAGCAGAAAAAGACGGTTTTACCGTCATGACAGCGGCTGACGCGACCAAAGCCGGCGACATCGTAATGATTCTCATCAACGACGAACTGCAAAAGAAAGTCTACGAAACCGAAATTCAACCTAACTTGACAGCGGGCAAAGCTTTGGCGTTTGCGCACGGCTTTAACATCCGCTACAAGCAAATCGTGCCGCCGGCCGATGTTGACGTATTTTTGGCCGCACCCAAAGGCCCCGGACATACCGTTCGTTCGCAATACGTTGCCGGCAAAGGTGTGCCGAGCTTGGTCGCTGTTGAACAAAACGCAACCGGAAAAGCATTGGACATTGCATTAGCGTACATTGCAGGC encodes:
- the ilvC gene encoding ketol-acid reductoisomerase, which codes for MAKMYYESDCNIKNLDGKTVAVLGYGSQGHAHAMNLRESGVNVIVAERAGGKAWETAEKDGFTVMTAADATKAGDIVMILINDELQKKVYETEIQPNLTAGKALAFAHGFNIRYKQIVPPADVDVFLAAPKGPGHTVRSQYVAGKGVPSLVAVEQNATGKALDIALAYIAGLGGARAGILETTFTEETETDLFGEQVVLCGGVVDLMRCGFEVLVEAGYSAESAYFEVLHELKLIIDLVNKAGVSGMNYSISDTAEYGEYVSGPRVLPHAETKARMKEVLADVQNGKFAEQWLAENAAGRPNFNKARAEMDNHPMEVVGRHLRENMLWGKDADLDSASN